The genomic segment GACCCTGGCGTAGGTCGGCAGCGGCAGGTGCTTGTGGGCCGCCGAGAATTGGCTCGGATCAAAGGCCTCGCCGTTGGCGGTCATGTGGCCGCCCGGGCGCTTGAGAGTTTCGTTGCCGTACCAGGAAGCGACCCCGGTTTCACGGTAGCGGCCGGCTTCGGCCAGGGACATCGGCACGTAGCGCCGACCGTTGACGACGTAGGGCGACATTTTAACCCGCCCCTGCCGAATCGCCTCCCGGGGCGTGAGACCGTCAATGGTTTCGACTTCCTCATGGGTAAGCGGCCAGACCAGCGGCGCCATCACCACCTTGAAGGTGTAGCCCCCCACCCGGCAGACCGCCTTGCCGACCCCGATGGCGGCGCAGGTCGCCAGTTTCCCTACCGCGTAAGTGGCCTTGCCCGTCCCTCGGGCGGCACGCCAGGTGGTGTCGAACATCCCGCAGGCTGAAAGCAGAACCGGCGCCAGCACAACCCAAGAGGTGACCCGTGGAAATTTGGCGAGGCGGGGGTGGGGATATCCTTCGGCTTCGCTGGGCACGCAACTCTCTCCAAAATCCGGGGGCGTGACCGGCCGGAAATCGGCAGCCCCTGTCAGAATCGGTTTGACACCCGCCACCGGCCGGCCTATGGTGAGATTTCTGCAACAGGCCGGATCCGCAATGCGATTCCAATCTCCAGGTGAGGGGGCAGCTTCCCATGTTTCAACCACAAAATGGCGACGGCTACAAGAGCATACTGGACAAAATCAGGCAAAAAACCCTGGTTTATGGCGAAAAGACCCTGCTGGCCGAATTCCGCCTGGCCAAGGGCGCGGTGGTCCCGGCCCACCAGCACCCCCACGAACAAACCGGCTACCTGGTATCCGGCCGACTGGAGCTGACCATCGGCGGCCAATGCCACCTGGTCACCCCCGGCGGCAGCTGGTGCATTGCCGGCAACGTGACCCACAGCGCCGTGGCCCTGGAGGATGCGGTGGCGGTTGAAGCCTTTGCCCCCGTCCGCAAAGACTATCTGCCCTGAGGGCGCCCCCGCAAACGACCACCGTTGGCCGCCCTGCAGCGCCGGCGCCGCGGCCGACTTCGCCGCGATGGCCAGCCAAACCCCCGCCAGTCCCGCCACAGCCGCCGGACGGCGCTGCACAGAGCCTCCCGCAACCCC from the Desulfobacteraceae bacterium genome contains:
- a CDS encoding cupin domain-containing protein: MFQPQNGDGYKSILDKIRQKTLVYGEKTLLAEFRLAKGAVVPAHQHPHEQTGYLVSGRLELTIGGQCHLVTPGGSWCIAGNVTHSAVALEDAVAVEAFAPVRKDYLP